One genomic window of Hymenobacter sp. J193 includes the following:
- a CDS encoding CoA transferase subunit A — MINKVVAGPQAALDGLTDGMTLMLGGFGLCGIPENAIEEILRRGVRNLTCISNNAGVDDFGIGRLLQTKQVRKMISSYVGENAEFERQLLSGELEVELIPQGTLAERCRAGGAGIPAFYTPAGYGTEVGEGKESREFNGKMYLLETALHADYALVKAWKGDTAGNLIYKGTARNFNPMMATAGKITVAEVEELVPAGELDPNQIHTPGIFVQRIFEGQNYEKRIEQRTVRSTV; from the coding sequence ATGATAAACAAAGTAGTGGCCGGCCCCCAGGCGGCCCTGGACGGCCTCACCGACGGCATGACGCTCATGCTGGGCGGCTTCGGCCTGTGCGGCATTCCCGAAAATGCCATTGAGGAAATTCTGCGCCGCGGCGTGCGGAACCTCACCTGCATCAGCAACAACGCCGGCGTCGACGACTTCGGCATCGGGCGCCTGCTCCAGACCAAGCAGGTGCGCAAGATGATTTCCAGCTACGTGGGCGAAAACGCCGAGTTTGAGCGCCAATTGCTGAGCGGGGAGCTGGAAGTAGAACTGATTCCGCAGGGCACCCTGGCCGAGCGGTGCCGGGCCGGGGGCGCGGGCATCCCGGCCTTCTATACCCCCGCGGGCTACGGCACCGAGGTAGGCGAAGGCAAGGAAAGCCGCGAGTTCAACGGCAAGATGTACCTGCTGGAAACCGCCCTGCACGCCGATTATGCCCTGGTGAAAGCCTGGAAGGGCGACACGGCCGGCAACCTCATCTACAAAGGCACGGCCCGCAACTTCAACCCCATGATGGCCACGGCCGGCAAAATCACGGTGGCCGAGGTGGAGGAGCTGGTGCCCGCCGGGGAGCTGGACCCCAACCAGATTCACACGCCTGGCATTTTTGTGCAGCGCATTTTCGAGGGCCAGAACTACGAGAAGCGCATTGAGCAGCGCACGGTGCGCTCCACTGTCTAA
- a CDS encoding bifunctional riboflavin kinase/FAD synthetase has product MLVVRDPAQFPFLGQAVVTSGTFDGVHLGHQKILQRLLEVARQSGGPAVVITFWPHPRLVLAPPPTHPQPQDLHLLNTLEERAQKLEDFGVDYLLIVPFTKEFAALTSEEFIQQVLLQTVGTGKLVIGYDHRFGRNREGGFDYLSQHADRYGLTVEEIPREDVDAVGVSSTRIRRALESGDILTANRYLGYPYPLTGTVVRGQQLGRTIGFPTANIVCDEPLKLIPARGVYAVMVTTAAGTVHQGMLNIGVRPTVGGQLSQTTEVHLLDFDDDLYDQLLSVQFVARLRDEQKFSGLDALKAQLALDADNARRHLVGG; this is encoded by the coding sequence ATGCTCGTCGTTCGGGACCCCGCGCAGTTTCCTTTTCTCGGTCAGGCCGTGGTGACCAGTGGTACCTTCGATGGGGTGCACCTGGGGCACCAGAAGATTCTGCAGCGCCTGCTGGAAGTGGCCCGGCAAAGCGGCGGCCCGGCTGTGGTCATCACCTTCTGGCCCCACCCGCGCCTGGTGCTGGCCCCACCACCCACGCACCCCCAGCCCCAGGATCTGCACCTGCTGAACACCCTGGAAGAGCGGGCCCAGAAGCTGGAAGATTTTGGCGTCGACTACCTGCTCATCGTACCCTTCACCAAGGAATTTGCGGCTCTTACCTCCGAGGAGTTTATCCAGCAGGTCCTGCTCCAAACGGTGGGCACCGGCAAGCTCGTCATCGGCTACGACCACCGCTTTGGCCGCAACCGCGAAGGCGGCTTCGACTACCTCAGCCAGCACGCCGACCGCTACGGGCTGACCGTGGAGGAAATTCCGCGCGAGGACGTGGACGCCGTGGGCGTGAGCAGCACCCGCATCCGCCGCGCCCTGGAAAGTGGCGACATTCTCACGGCCAACCGTTACCTGGGCTACCCCTACCCGCTCACGGGCACGGTGGTACGCGGGCAGCAGCTGGGCCGCACCATCGGCTTCCCCACGGCCAACATCGTGTGCGACGAACCCTTAAAGCTGATTCCGGCCCGGGGCGTGTACGCGGTGATGGTGACGACGGCGGCCGGCACCGTACACCAGGGCATGCTCAACATCGGGGTGCGCCCCACCGTGGGCGGGCAGCTCAGCCAGACCACCGAAGTCCATCTGCTCGATTTCGACGACGACCTGTACGACCAGCTGCTGTCGGTGCAGTTTGTGGCCCGCCTGCGCGACGAGCAGAAGTTCAGTGGCCTCGACGCCCTGAAAGCCCAGCTGGCCCTCGACGCGGACAATGCGCGGCGGCATCTGGTAGGCGGGTAA
- the truB gene encoding tRNA pseudouridine(55) synthase TruB, giving the protein METPSAAAFDFEAGEVLLVDKPLTWTSFDVVRKVKNTLRIKKIGHAGTLDPLATGLLILCTGKKTKQIDLIQAQEKEYTGTFRLGQTTPSFDLETPVDGELPYEHLTEEQVRAATAQFVGLIEQTPPLFSAVKVNGERAYEVARRGGEAEIKSKQVTIRAFELTRIELPEVDFRVTCSKGTYIRSLARDFGLALGCGAHLTKLVRTRIGEYAVADALSMTQLEALRPPRPEGAADRPERPQRQRQPERRAGLEYFQATSTPQAPDAAASS; this is encoded by the coding sequence ATGGAAACTCCTTCTGCTGCCGCGTTTGATTTTGAAGCCGGCGAAGTGCTGCTCGTCGACAAGCCCCTGACCTGGACTTCGTTCGACGTGGTGCGCAAAGTCAAGAATACGCTGCGCATCAAGAAAATCGGCCACGCCGGCACCCTCGACCCGCTGGCTACCGGCTTGCTCATTCTCTGCACCGGCAAGAAAACCAAGCAGATTGACCTCATTCAGGCCCAGGAAAAAGAGTATACTGGCACCTTCCGCCTGGGTCAGACCACACCTTCCTTTGACCTGGAAACGCCCGTAGACGGTGAGCTGCCCTACGAGCACCTCACCGAGGAGCAGGTGCGCGCCGCTACCGCGCAGTTTGTAGGGCTGATTGAGCAGACGCCCCCGCTGTTTTCGGCGGTGAAGGTGAACGGAGAGCGAGCCTACGAAGTGGCCCGGCGCGGCGGTGAGGCCGAAATCAAGAGCAAGCAGGTCACCATCCGGGCGTTTGAGCTTACCCGCATCGAGCTGCCCGAGGTGGATTTCCGCGTGACCTGCTCCAAGGGCACCTACATCCGCAGCCTGGCCCGCGACTTTGGGCTGGCCCTGGGCTGCGGCGCCCACCTCACCAAGCTCGTGCGCACCCGCATCGGGGAGTACGCGGTGGCCGATGCGCTGAGCATGACGCAGCTGGAAGCCCTGCGCCCGCCCCGCCCCGAGGGCGCCGCCGACAGGCCGGAGCGGCCCCAGCGGCAGCGTCAGCCGGAGCGCCGGGCCGGGCTGGAGTATTTTCAGGCAACCAGCACCCCGCAGGCGCCCGACGCGGCCGCTTCTTCGTAG
- a CDS encoding undecaprenyl-diphosphate phosphatase, translating into MSYWHALLLAIIEGLTEFLPVSSTGHMIIVANLLGIGQLTFTDTYITSIQLGAILSVVVLYWRRFVQSFDFYLKLAVAFVPFGILGFLLKDVIESLLKNVAVVAWALLVGGVVLVFIDKVFSGPRKEVTTPNFRQALKIGLFQCLALVPGVSRSAATIVGGLAQGFDRRSAADFSFLLAVPTMFVITAYQLYKTYKIAPPGAEDLKLLLFGNVVAFIVALLAVKTFVDFVSRFGFRAFGLYRIVVGVVILVMMALGIDLHVL; encoded by the coding sequence ATGAGCTACTGGCATGCCCTGCTCCTGGCCATCATTGAGGGTCTGACGGAGTTTTTGCCCGTTTCCAGCACGGGACACATGATTATCGTAGCCAACCTGCTCGGCATCGGGCAGCTGACGTTTACCGATACCTATATCACCTCCATTCAATTGGGGGCCATCCTCTCGGTGGTTGTGCTGTACTGGCGGCGGTTTGTGCAGAGCTTCGACTTCTACCTGAAGCTGGCCGTGGCCTTCGTGCCCTTCGGCATCCTGGGCTTTCTGCTGAAGGATGTTATCGAAAGTCTGCTCAAGAACGTGGCGGTGGTGGCCTGGGCGCTGCTGGTAGGCGGCGTGGTGCTGGTGTTCATCGACAAAGTATTCAGCGGTCCGCGCAAGGAAGTGACCACGCCAAACTTCCGGCAGGCGCTCAAAATCGGGCTGTTTCAGTGCCTGGCGCTGGTGCCGGGCGTGAGCCGCTCGGCGGCTACCATTGTGGGCGGGCTGGCCCAGGGCTTCGACCGGCGCTCCGCCGCCGACTTCTCCTTTCTGCTGGCCGTGCCTACCATGTTCGTCATCACGGCCTACCAGCTTTACAAAACCTATAAAATAGCCCCGCCTGGCGCCGAAGACCTCAAGCTGCTGCTGTTCGGCAACGTGGTGGCCTTTATCGTGGCCCTGCTGGCCGTCAAGACCTTCGTCGATTTTGTATCGCGCTTCGGGTTCCGGGCGTTTGGGCTTTACCGCATTGTGGTGGGCGTGGTTATCCTGGTGATGATGGCGCTGGGCATCGACCTGCACGTGCTTTAA
- a CDS encoding DUF3098 domain-containing protein produces MANQRFAFGPRNYRLMFIGLALLAAGFITMTLDTTEYGEGFLGITLGPLLLFAGFVVEFFAIMAKSGNVTEAAPTTVAAPNTFTPAAPATPAAPAEPTRPTYKRP; encoded by the coding sequence ATGGCAAATCAACGTTTCGCTTTCGGGCCGCGCAACTACCGGCTGATGTTCATAGGCCTGGCCCTGCTGGCCGCCGGCTTCATTACCATGACGCTTGACACGACCGAGTACGGCGAAGGGTTTCTGGGAATTACGCTGGGGCCGCTGCTCTTATTTGCCGGGTTCGTAGTGGAGTTTTTTGCCATTATGGCCAAGTCGGGCAACGTAACCGAGGCCGCCCCTACCACCGTAGCTGCTCCTAACACGTTTACGCCGGCGGCTCCAGCCACCCCGGCAGCTCCGGCAGAGCCGACTCGTCCTACCTACAAGCGCCCCTAG
- a CDS encoding ABC transporter permease gives MPPTRPTRKKKLGSYPHTMVVFSITLALLVIGLFGLLLLHAHRLSEVVKENLEMQVYLERDLPEAQLLRLQQTFAAKPFIAFRDNQPQVRFLSKEEGARQFVEQTGEDFQQFLGDNPLRDAYILKINPEFTDKAGLARVEKELRAETGVFEVQYVQSLIESINHNLRNISLVLLGFAAVLTIVVVVLINNTIKLALFSQRFLIRSMQLVGATSMFIQRPFLRRATWQGFVSGLLAALLLLALLQYAYLRVEELRLLRDERLLAVLLVFLVALGSFIGFISSFRAVRKYLRLSLDELY, from the coding sequence ATGCCTCCAACGCGCCCGACCCGCAAGAAAAAGCTTGGCTCCTATCCGCACACGATGGTGGTGTTCAGCATTACGCTGGCCTTGCTGGTCATTGGGTTGTTTGGCCTGCTGCTGCTGCACGCGCACCGGCTGTCGGAGGTGGTGAAGGAAAACCTGGAAATGCAGGTATACCTGGAGCGCGACCTGCCCGAAGCTCAGCTGCTGCGCCTGCAGCAGACCTTTGCGGCCAAGCCCTTCATTGCCTTCCGCGACAACCAGCCCCAGGTGCGGTTCCTGTCGAAGGAAGAAGGTGCCCGGCAGTTCGTGGAGCAGACCGGTGAGGACTTCCAGCAGTTTCTGGGCGACAACCCCCTGCGCGACGCCTACATCCTCAAAATTAACCCTGAGTTTACGGATAAGGCTGGCCTGGCCCGCGTGGAAAAAGAGCTGCGCGCCGAAACCGGCGTGTTCGAGGTGCAGTACGTGCAAAGCCTTATTGAATCCATCAACCACAACCTGCGCAACATCAGTCTGGTGCTGCTGGGCTTTGCGGCCGTGCTGACTATTGTGGTAGTGGTGCTCATCAACAATACCATCAAGCTGGCCTTATTCTCGCAGCGTTTCCTTATCCGGAGTATGCAGCTGGTGGGCGCTACGTCCATGTTCATTCAGCGGCCGTTTCTGCGGCGCGCTACCTGGCAGGGCTTCGTGAGCGGGCTGCTGGCGGCGCTGCTGCTGCTGGCCTTGCTGCAGTACGCCTACCTGCGCGTGGAGGAGCTACGCCTGCTCCGCGACGAGCGGCTGCTGGCCGTGCTGCTGGTGTTCCTGGTGGCGCTGGGCTCTTTTATCGGCTTTATCAGCTCTTTCCGCGCCGTGCGTAAGTACCTTCGCCTTTCCCTGGATGAGCTGTATTAA
- a CDS encoding translocation/assembly module TamB domain-containing protein yields MPRFLSILLKALLGLVLLLALVLVGTLVALRLPGVQTRLAHEAATMLTKRLGHRVMVGRVDVRPFSRVLLEQVRVLDRRGNELFNIGRADADITLFSVFDPSHLHVGKLTLEEPRFSLITYPGQPDSTNLTEFLSAVRRLIGPTDTTKVSKPFDFKIDAIGLRNGRFVLDDRNKPREPYYGRTMDYAHMYLDSIYGDLSGIQLRGDTIYTRVQSLRTVDAPSGTRLRELTADMTYAGKFWEFDKLNLRVQNSQLRHYLRFEYNHFLNFTDFNDSVKVIARLSPSRVYSDDIAKFAPQADLQTLHETVLLSGEAKGYVRDFATKNLDVRYGRNTHVLGNISVQGLPNFKESFVEMRLQPSVVDGRDIRRYIPASGWPYVQRLGTVKLKGQFLGFYNDFVANGSFQTALGSVVSDVNLKFKTDPSNSSYEGNVKTTAFQLGKLLGDESLVRDVTMNGRVAGVGFTPAGARVRANATVQSIWLQGYRYRNITTNGQFSRQSFAGKLSIDDPNLRATADGSVDLNPNRQAFDLRATVRRANLRALGLTRQNLTLATTADVRFQGLQLDKLLGSIVLRNSRLGFDGRTVPIDTFDVFSRRDPDGQRRLLVRSEVADLTAVGNFDFSRVMRDVQTLLTEYQLNFESDEAATAAYYRRKRRLPTPDYAINLNVYLKRPNPVLHLFVPALTLSDYSRIDGSFRNGNTSIFSLGGHFDALQYDSVRTLNTDFDFTTSKLPYQPEVLAQASVTSQRQRVPGLGNTQDFYVEGVWDQERINFSTSLAQTGTTNRAQINGALSFLPQAVQIVFRQSGVNLLGREWAIAAENSVLISGGGREIDVQNLNLSNGSQSISAQGQLSQDPSKLLRLAVQNFELGTLNPLTHQNITGRVNAVGDLRGVYGQLVASARLDVDSLVFDNVLIGDVAGVADWDNPAQLLRLSANVLRDQQRLVALSGTYKPSEAVDQLNVTAVLNDAPVKLAEPLLNTLFSNMGGLANGTLRLTGRLAAPNLIGTIDVTDGRLTFDYLGTTYTFADRIRFQEDRIGFRNIRLRDPLGNYGTLNGNIFHQGFQNMSMALTASFRKLQVLNTTRKDNDLYFGTAYATGDARITGPSDNLVVFVTARSEDGTRFSLPLDNAAKVEQASYIKFVNRNLSDTARTVRVPAEAEGRIDLSGIRLNFNLEITPDAYIEVLLNESTGDVIRGTASGQLRLNIDTRGEFNMYGQVEIVRGLYNFTLQGLVNKEFQVRPGGTISWNGNPLDGQMNVTATYTQRTSLAPIIANSTATIPVTAVMNLTGPLLLPVIQLSLEFNDIPSSAEGELTSFITSLRNDEQELNRQVFSLIVFRQLTSPGSLSGVGKFAGSDLGVGNSVGQIISTQLGLLTAQIDPNLEIAFNINGVTPEELQALQVRLSYNLLGGRLRVTREGGFSNAPVTTSDGTVIPGAQNSLVGDLSLEYFLREDGKLRLRLRYETTPRDFSQAIAASNQNQARAGMSVLHTEQFNSLRELLARKRLRRRDEASRKARELNIDDDPRTVVN; encoded by the coding sequence GTGCCCCGTTTCCTCTCCATTCTGCTGAAAGCCCTGCTCGGGCTGGTGCTGCTGCTGGCTCTCGTGCTGGTGGGCACGCTGGTGGCATTGCGGCTGCCGGGGGTGCAAACGCGGCTGGCCCACGAGGCGGCCACCATGCTCACCAAGCGCCTGGGCCACCGCGTGATGGTGGGCCGGGTGGATGTGCGCCCGTTTTCGCGGGTGCTGCTGGAGCAGGTGCGGGTGCTCGACCGGCGCGGCAACGAGCTGTTCAACATCGGGCGGGCCGATGCCGATATTACGCTCTTCTCGGTGTTCGACCCCAGCCACCTGCACGTGGGCAAGCTCACGCTGGAAGAGCCGCGCTTTTCGCTTATCACCTACCCCGGCCAGCCCGATAGCACCAACCTCACCGAGTTCCTGTCGGCGGTGCGGCGCCTTATCGGCCCCACTGACACTACCAAGGTCAGCAAGCCGTTCGACTTCAAGATTGACGCCATCGGGCTGCGCAACGGCCGCTTCGTGCTCGACGACCGGAATAAGCCCCGGGAGCCGTATTACGGTCGTACGATGGACTACGCCCACATGTACCTCGACAGCATCTACGGCGACCTGTCGGGGATTCAGCTGCGCGGTGACACCATCTATACCCGGGTGCAAAGCCTGCGCACCGTGGACGCGCCCTCCGGCACGCGCCTGCGCGAGCTCACGGCCGACATGACGTACGCCGGCAAGTTCTGGGAGTTCGACAAGCTGAACCTGCGGGTGCAGAACAGCCAGCTTCGGCACTACCTGCGCTTTGAGTACAACCATTTTCTCAACTTCACTGACTTCAACGACTCGGTAAAGGTCATTGCCCGCCTGAGCCCGTCCAGGGTGTACTCGGATGATATTGCCAAGTTCGCGCCCCAGGCAGACTTGCAGACGCTGCACGAAACCGTGCTGCTCTCGGGCGAGGCCAAGGGTTACGTGCGCGACTTCGCCACCAAAAACCTGGACGTGCGCTACGGCCGCAACACCCACGTGCTGGGCAACATCAGCGTGCAGGGTCTGCCCAATTTCAAGGAAAGCTTCGTGGAAATGCGCCTGCAGCCCTCCGTCGTAGACGGGCGCGACATCCGGCGCTACATCCCGGCTTCGGGCTGGCCCTATGTGCAGCGGCTGGGCACCGTGAAGCTAAAAGGGCAGTTCCTGGGCTTCTACAATGACTTTGTGGCTAATGGCTCGTTCCAGACGGCGCTGGGCTCGGTGGTGAGCGACGTAAACCTCAAGTTCAAGACCGACCCCAGCAACTCCAGCTACGAGGGCAACGTGAAAACCACCGCCTTCCAGCTGGGCAAGCTCCTGGGCGACGAAAGCCTGGTGCGCGACGTGACCATGAACGGGCGCGTGGCGGGCGTGGGCTTCACGCCCGCCGGGGCGCGGGTACGAGCCAATGCCACCGTGCAAAGCATCTGGCTGCAGGGCTACCGCTACCGCAACATCACCACCAACGGGCAGTTCAGCCGCCAGTCGTTTGCGGGCAAGCTCAGCATCGACGACCCCAACCTGCGCGCCACCGCCGATGGCAGCGTGGACCTGAACCCCAACCGTCAGGCCTTCGACCTGCGGGCTACCGTGCGCCGGGCCAACCTGCGTGCCCTCGGCCTCACCAGGCAGAATCTTACGCTGGCCACCACCGCCGACGTCCGCTTTCAGGGTTTGCAGCTTGACAAGCTGCTGGGCAGCATTGTGCTGCGCAACTCCCGCCTGGGCTTCGACGGCCGCACGGTGCCCATTGATACCTTCGACGTGTTTTCGCGCCGCGACCCGGACGGGCAGCGCCGTCTGCTGGTGCGCTCCGAAGTGGCCGACCTCACGGCCGTAGGCAACTTCGACTTTTCCCGCGTGATGCGCGACGTGCAGACGCTGCTGACGGAGTACCAGCTCAACTTTGAAAGCGACGAAGCCGCTACCGCCGCCTACTACCGCCGCAAGCGCCGCCTGCCCACCCCCGACTACGCCATTAACCTGAATGTGTACCTGAAGCGGCCAAATCCGGTGCTGCACCTGTTTGTGCCCGCTCTCACGCTCTCCGATTACTCGCGCATTGATGGCTCTTTCCGCAACGGCAACACGTCCATTTTCTCGCTGGGCGGGCATTTTGATGCCTTGCAGTACGACAGCGTACGGACGCTGAACACAGATTTCGACTTCACTACCTCCAAGCTGCCATACCAGCCTGAGGTGCTGGCCCAGGCCAGCGTGACCTCGCAGCGGCAGCGCGTGCCGGGGCTGGGCAACACCCAGGATTTCTACGTGGAAGGCGTGTGGGACCAGGAGCGTATCAACTTCTCGACGTCCCTGGCCCAGACGGGCACCACCAACCGTGCTCAGATCAACGGGGCCTTATCGTTCCTGCCCCAGGCCGTACAAATCGTGTTCCGGCAGTCGGGGGTGAACCTGCTGGGACGCGAATGGGCCATTGCGGCCGAAAACTCCGTGCTCATCAGCGGGGGCGGGCGCGAAATCGACGTGCAGAACCTCAACCTTTCCAACGGCTCGCAGAGCATCAGCGCCCAGGGCCAGCTTTCCCAGGACCCTAGCAAGCTGCTACGGCTGGCGGTGCAGAACTTTGAGCTGGGCACCCTAAACCCGCTCACCCACCAGAATATTACCGGCCGCGTAAATGCGGTGGGCGACCTGCGCGGTGTCTACGGCCAGCTGGTGGCCAGCGCCCGCCTTGATGTGGATTCGCTGGTATTTGACAACGTGCTGATTGGGGACGTGGCGGGCGTAGCCGACTGGGACAACCCGGCTCAGCTGCTGCGCCTTTCGGCCAATGTGCTCCGTGACCAGCAGCGCCTAGTGGCCCTCAGCGGTACCTACAAGCCCAGCGAAGCCGTGGACCAGCTGAACGTGACGGCCGTGCTGAACGACGCGCCCGTGAAGCTGGCCGAGCCCCTGCTCAACACCCTGTTCAGCAATATGGGCGGCCTGGCCAATGGCACGCTACGTCTCACCGGCCGCCTGGCCGCGCCCAACCTCATCGGCACCATCGACGTGACTGATGGGCGACTCACTTTCGATTACCTAGGTACCACCTACACCTTTGCCGACCGGATTCGCTTTCAGGAAGACCGGATCGGGTTTCGCAACATCCGGCTGCGGGACCCGCTGGGCAACTATGGCACCCTGAACGGTAACATCTTCCACCAGGGCTTCCAGAATATGTCGATGGCGCTGACGGCGTCGTTCCGCAAGCTGCAGGTGCTCAACACCACCCGCAAGGACAACGACCTGTACTTCGGGACGGCCTATGCCACCGGCGACGCCCGCATAACCGGCCCCTCCGATAACCTGGTAGTATTTGTGACGGCCCGCAGCGAGGATGGCACCCGGTTTTCCTTGCCGCTTGACAACGCCGCCAAGGTGGAGCAGGCCAGCTACATCAAATTTGTAAACCGGAACCTCTCCGATACGGCCCGCACCGTGCGCGTGCCCGCCGAGGCCGAGGGCCGGATTGACCTATCGGGCATCCGCCTTAACTTCAACCTCGAAATCACGCCCGACGCCTACATTGAAGTCTTGCTCAACGAAAGCACCGGCGACGTTATCCGGGGCACGGCCAGCGGGCAGCTGCGCCTGAACATCGACACCCGGGGCGAATTCAACATGTACGGGCAGGTGGAAATCGTGCGCGGGCTCTACAACTTTACCCTGCAGGGACTCGTGAACAAAGAGTTTCAGGTGCGGCCGGGCGGCACCATCAGCTGGAACGGCAACCCGCTGGACGGGCAGATGAACGTGACAGCCACCTACACGCAGCGCACCTCCCTGGCTCCCATCATTGCCAACAGCACCGCTACCATTCCTGTGACGGCCGTGATGAACCTGACCGGGCCGCTGCTGCTGCCGGTCATTCAGCTAAGCTTGGAGTTCAACGACATACCTTCATCGGCGGAGGGGGAGCTGACCTCATTCATTACCTCTCTGCGCAACGATGAGCAGGAGCTCAACCGGCAGGTATTCAGCTTGATTGTGTTCCGGCAGCTCACCTCGCCGGGGTCGTTGTCGGGCGTAGGCAAGTTTGCGGGCTCCGATTTGGGCGTGGGCAATAGTGTAGGACAGATTATATCCACCCAACTGGGGCTGCTCACGGCCCAGATTGACCCCAACCTGGAAATTGCCTTCAACATTAACGGAGTAACGCCTGAGGAGCTACAGGCCTTGCAGGTGCGCCTGAGCTACAACCTGCTGGGCGGCCGCCTGCGCGTGACGCGGGAAGGCGGCTTCAGCAATGCCCCCGTAACTACCTCCGACGGTACCGTGATTCCGGGGGCGCAAAACTCGCTTGTAGGGGATTTGAGCCTGGAATATTTCCTGCGCGAGGACGGCAAGCTGCGCCTGCGCCTGCGCTACGAAACCACCCCGCGCGACTTCAGCCAGGCCATAGCCGCCAGCAACCAGAACCAGGCCCGGGCCGGCATGAGCGTGCTGCACACCGAGCAGTTCAACTCTCTGCGCGAGCTGCTGGCCCGCAAGCGCCTGCGCCGCCGCGACGAAGCCTCCCGCAAAGCCCGCGAGCTGAACATCGACGACGACCCCAGAACGGTGGTAAATTGA
- the tsaD gene encoding tRNA (adenosine(37)-N6)-threonylcarbamoyltransferase complex transferase subunit TsaD, with protein MPTILAIESSCDDTSAAVMVDGEIRSNVVATQQVHEQYGGVVPELASRAHQQHLVPVVEAALHKAGISKKDLDAVAFTQGPGLLGSLLVGGMFAKTLALALGKPLIAVNHMRAHILAHFIEEPRPVFPFLCLTVSGGHTQLVVVRSALDMEIIGQTIDDAAGEAFDKTAKLLGLPYPGGPHLDKLARQGNPTRFPFPVGAMPGYDFSFSGLKTAVLYFLKKETAQNPDFVQENLADLCASIQHTIIQTLLRQLRRAAADNGLTQVALAGGVAANSGLRQALQDEATAQGWQVFIPAFQFCTDNAGMVAMTAHFQYQAGDFASQLVSSDPRLKLS; from the coding sequence ATGCCAACCATTCTGGCCATTGAGAGTTCCTGCGACGATACCTCAGCCGCCGTTATGGTCGATGGGGAAATCCGCTCCAACGTGGTGGCTACCCAGCAGGTGCACGAGCAGTATGGCGGCGTGGTGCCCGAGCTGGCCTCGCGCGCCCACCAGCAGCACCTTGTTCCGGTGGTAGAAGCGGCCCTGCACAAGGCGGGCATCAGTAAAAAAGACCTCGACGCGGTAGCCTTCACCCAGGGGCCGGGGTTGCTGGGCTCCTTGCTGGTGGGCGGTATGTTTGCCAAAACCCTGGCCCTTGCTTTGGGCAAGCCACTTATTGCCGTGAACCACATGCGGGCCCACATTCTGGCCCACTTCATAGAGGAGCCGCGCCCCGTGTTTCCGTTTTTGTGCCTTACTGTGAGCGGCGGCCACACCCAGCTGGTTGTTGTGCGCAGCGCCCTCGACATGGAAATCATCGGCCAGACCATCGACGACGCAGCCGGCGAAGCCTTCGACAAAACCGCTAAGCTGCTGGGCTTGCCCTATCCCGGCGGCCCCCACCTCGATAAGCTGGCCCGCCAGGGCAACCCCACGCGCTTCCCGTTTCCGGTGGGCGCCATGCCGGGCTACGACTTCTCCTTTAGCGGACTGAAAACGGCGGTGCTTTACTTTCTGAAAAAGGAAACCGCCCAGAACCCCGACTTCGTGCAGGAAAATTTGGCCGACCTCTGCGCCAGTATCCAGCACACCATCATCCAGACCCTGCTCCGCCAGTTGCGCCGTGCCGCCGCCGATAATGGGCTGACGCAGGTGGCGCTGGCCGGCGGGGTGGCTGCCAACAGCGGTTTGCGCCAGGCTTTGCAGGACGAAGCCACCGCCCAGGGCTGGCAGGTATTTATTCCCGCTTTCCAGTTTTGCACCGACAATGCCGGTATGGTGGCCATGACGGCCCACTTCCAGTACCAGGCCGGTGATTTTGCTTCCCAACTCGTCAGTTCCGATCCGCGCCTGAAACTCTCGTAG
- the smpB gene encoding SsrA-binding protein SmpB translates to MAKQKDDKPKHINIQNRRARHEYSFLAQYDAGLMLQGTEIKSIRDGSVQLQDGFCSFHPDGSLWVHNVTIAKYTEGTYNNHEPTRPRKLLLNKRELRQLADKATEQGLTIIPVRMFVSDRGFAKLEIALAKGKKLYDKREDLKAKDQKREMDRARDY, encoded by the coding sequence ATGGCCAAGCAAAAAGACGACAAGCCCAAGCACATCAACATCCAGAACCGCCGCGCCCGCCACGAGTACAGCTTCCTGGCGCAGTACGACGCGGGCTTGATGCTGCAGGGCACCGAAATCAAGAGTATCCGCGACGGCAGCGTACAGCTCCAGGACGGCTTCTGCTCCTTCCACCCCGATGGCAGCCTGTGGGTGCACAACGTGACCATTGCCAAGTACACCGAGGGCACCTACAATAACCACGAGCCCACTCGCCCGCGCAAGCTGCTGCTCAACAAGCGCGAGCTGCGCCAGCTGGCCGATAAAGCCACCGAGCAGGGACTCACCATCATTCCGGTGCGTATGTTCGTGAGCGACCGGGGTTTTGCCAAGCTGGAAATTGCCCTGGCCAAAGGCAAAAAGCTCTACGACAAGCGCGAAGACCTCAAAGCCAAAGATCAGAAGCGCGAAATGGACCGCGCCCGGGATTATTAA